A single Camelus ferus isolate YT-003-E chromosome 3, BCGSAC_Cfer_1.0, whole genome shotgun sequence DNA region contains:
- the DHFR gene encoding dihydrofolate reductase isoform X2, with protein sequence MVRPLNCIVAVSQNMGIGKNGDLPWPPLRNEFKYFQRMTTASSVEGKQNLVIMGRKTWFSIPEKNRPLKDRINLVLSRELKEPPQGAHFLANSLDDALKLIEQPELTNKVDMVWIVGGSSVYKEAMDKPGHLRLFVTRIMQEFESDMFFPEIDLEKYKLLSEYPGVPSDVQEEKGIKYKFEVYEKNN encoded by the exons ATGGTTCGTCCGCTGAACTGCATCGTTGCTGTGTCCCAGAACATGGGTATCGGCAAGAATGGGGACCTGCCCTGGCCTCCGCTCAG GAATGAATTCAAGTATTTCCAGAGAATGACCACAGCCTCTTCAGTAGAAG GTAAACAAAATTTGGTGATTATGGGTAGAAAGACCTGGTTCTCCATTCCAGAGAAGAATCGACCTTTAAAGGACAGAATTAATTTGGTTCTCAGTAGAGAACTCAA GGAACCACCACAAGGAGCTCATTTTCTTGCCAACAGTCTGGATGATGCCTTAAAACTTATTGAGCAACCAGAATTAACAAATAAAGTGGACATGGTTTGGATAGTGGGAGGCAGTTCTGTTTATAAG GAAGCTATGGACAAGCCAGGCCATCTTAGATTATTTGTGACAAGGATCATGCAGGAGTTTGAGAGTGACATGTTTTTTCCAGAAAttgatttggaaaaatataaacttcTTTCAGA atatCCAGGTGTTCCTTCTGATGTCCAGGAGGAGAAAGGCATTAAGTACAAATTTGAAGTATatgaaaagaacaattaa
- the DHFR gene encoding dihydrofolate reductase isoform X5: MVRPLNCIVAVSQNMGIGKNGDLPWPPLRNEFKYFQRMTTASSVEGKQNLVIMGRKTWFSIPEKNRPLKDRINLVLSRELKEPPQGAHFLANSLDDALKLIEQPELTNKVDMVWIVGGSSVYKISRCSF, translated from the exons ATGGTTCGTCCGCTGAACTGCATCGTTGCTGTGTCCCAGAACATGGGTATCGGCAAGAATGGGGACCTGCCCTGGCCTCCGCTCAG GAATGAATTCAAGTATTTCCAGAGAATGACCACAGCCTCTTCAGTAGAAG GTAAACAAAATTTGGTGATTATGGGTAGAAAGACCTGGTTCTCCATTCCAGAGAAGAATCGACCTTTAAAGGACAGAATTAATTTGGTTCTCAGTAGAGAACTCAA GGAACCACCACAAGGAGCTCATTTTCTTGCCAACAGTCTGGATGATGCCTTAAAACTTATTGAGCAACCAGAATTAACAAATAAAGTGGACATGGTTTGGATAGTGGGAGGCAGTTCTGTTTATAAG atatCCAGGTGTTCCTTCTGA
- the DHFR gene encoding dihydrofolate reductase isoform X1, whose protein sequence is MVRPLNCIVAVSQNMGIGKNGDLPWPPLRNEFKYFQRMTTASSVEGKQNLVIMGRKTWFSIPEKNRPLKDRINLVLSRELKEPPQGAHFLANSLDDALKLIEQPELTNKVDMVWIVGGSSVYKEAMDKPGHLRLFVTRIMQEFESDMFFPEIDLEKYKLLSEYAYCGYFILTESYEVFLGIGFFHLAYRSQGHPCCNRYQYFMPKSISL, encoded by the exons ATGGTTCGTCCGCTGAACTGCATCGTTGCTGTGTCCCAGAACATGGGTATCGGCAAGAATGGGGACCTGCCCTGGCCTCCGCTCAG GAATGAATTCAAGTATTTCCAGAGAATGACCACAGCCTCTTCAGTAGAAG GTAAACAAAATTTGGTGATTATGGGTAGAAAGACCTGGTTCTCCATTCCAGAGAAGAATCGACCTTTAAAGGACAGAATTAATTTGGTTCTCAGTAGAGAACTCAA GGAACCACCACAAGGAGCTCATTTTCTTGCCAACAGTCTGGATGATGCCTTAAAACTTATTGAGCAACCAGAATTAACAAATAAAGTGGACATGGTTTGGATAGTGGGAGGCAGTTCTGTTTATAAG GAAGCTATGGACAAGCCAGGCCATCTTAGATTATTTGTGACAAGGATCATGCAGGAGTTTGAGAGTGACATGTTTTTTCCAGAAAttgatttggaaaaatataaacttcTTTCAGA ATACGCCTATTGtggatattttatattaacaGAATCATATGAGGTCTTTCTTggaattggcttctttcacttagcataccgTTCTcaaggtcatccatgttgtaataGGTACCAGTATTTTATGCCAAAAAGTATTTCATTGTAA
- the DHFR gene encoding dihydrofolate reductase isoform X4 — protein sequence MTTASSVEGKQNLVIMGRKTWFSIPEKNRPLKDRINLVLSRELKEPPQGAHFLANSLDDALKLIEQPELTNKVDMVWIVGGSSVYKEAMDKPGHLRLFVTRIMQEFESDMFFPEIDLEKYKLLSEYAYCGYFILTESYEVFLGIGFFHLAYRSQGHPCCNRYQYFMPKSISL from the exons ATGACCACAGCCTCTTCAGTAGAAG GTAAACAAAATTTGGTGATTATGGGTAGAAAGACCTGGTTCTCCATTCCAGAGAAGAATCGACCTTTAAAGGACAGAATTAATTTGGTTCTCAGTAGAGAACTCAA GGAACCACCACAAGGAGCTCATTTTCTTGCCAACAGTCTGGATGATGCCTTAAAACTTATTGAGCAACCAGAATTAACAAATAAAGTGGACATGGTTTGGATAGTGGGAGGCAGTTCTGTTTATAAG GAAGCTATGGACAAGCCAGGCCATCTTAGATTATTTGTGACAAGGATCATGCAGGAGTTTGAGAGTGACATGTTTTTTCCAGAAAttgatttggaaaaatataaacttcTTTCAGA ATACGCCTATTGtggatattttatattaacaGAATCATATGAGGTCTTTCTTggaattggcttctttcacttagcataccgTTCTcaaggtcatccatgttgtaataGGTACCAGTATTTTATGCCAAAAAGTATTTCATTGTAA
- the DHFR gene encoding dihydrofolate reductase isoform X3, giving the protein MLMERIKVQKTGYKTLDLEISKQNLVIMGRKTWFSIPEKNRPLKDRINLVLSRELKEPPQGAHFLANSLDDALKLIEQPELTNKVDMVWIVGGSSVYKEAMDKPGHLRLFVTRIMQEFESDMFFPEIDLEKYKLLSEYAYCGYFILTESYEVFLGIGFFHLAYRSQGHPCCNRYQYFMPKSISL; this is encoded by the exons ATGTTAATGGAGAGGATAAAAGTGCAAAAAACGGGTTACAAGACACTCGATTTGGAGATCA GTAAACAAAATTTGGTGATTATGGGTAGAAAGACCTGGTTCTCCATTCCAGAGAAGAATCGACCTTTAAAGGACAGAATTAATTTGGTTCTCAGTAGAGAACTCAA GGAACCACCACAAGGAGCTCATTTTCTTGCCAACAGTCTGGATGATGCCTTAAAACTTATTGAGCAACCAGAATTAACAAATAAAGTGGACATGGTTTGGATAGTGGGAGGCAGTTCTGTTTATAAG GAAGCTATGGACAAGCCAGGCCATCTTAGATTATTTGTGACAAGGATCATGCAGGAGTTTGAGAGTGACATGTTTTTTCCAGAAAttgatttggaaaaatataaacttcTTTCAGA ATACGCCTATTGtggatattttatattaacaGAATCATATGAGGTCTTTCTTggaattggcttctttcacttagcataccgTTCTcaaggtcatccatgttgtaataGGTACCAGTATTTTATGCCAAAAAGTATTTCATTGTAA